A window of Citrus sinensis cultivar Valencia sweet orange chromosome 7, DVS_A1.0, whole genome shotgun sequence contains these coding sequences:
- the LOC102623590 gene encoding 3-epi-6-deoxocathasterone 23-monooxygenase CYP90C1 translates to MMMIRMGWILMGVITIISGWFWYRKKKQTMEKNSGGVPKGNLGWPFIGETLDFIACGYTSRPVSFMDKRKSLYGKVFKTHILGTPIIVSTDPDVNKVVLQNHGNVFVPSYPKSIRELLGKFSILQMNGALQKRLHAHIAGFLRSPLLKATITKHIETSVRLTLASWTKHSHLTIYVQDETKKITFEVLVKVLMSVGPGEDLNFLKKEFEEFLKGLICLPIKFPGTRLYKSLKAKERLLKMVRKIVEERKLTMEEISDERGVAKDAVDVLLRDNGEANEKQSLSLDFISSNIIEMMIPGEETVPMAMTLAVKFLTDSPVALKQLMEENMELKRQKTKSCAGYSWTDYISLPFTQNVINETLRMANIINGVWRKALKDVEIKGHLIPKGWCVLTSFLSVHMDEENYDNPYQFDPWRWEKMGAAINNNIFTPFGGGQRLCPGFELSRLEISIFLHHLVTTYEWEAENDDIVYFPTVKLKKRLPIKVMNYR, encoded by the exons atgatgatgatcagaATGGGATGGATTTTGATGGGTGTGATTACTATAATTTCTGGATGGTTTTGGTATAGGAAGAAGAAGCAAACAATGGAGAAGAATAGCGGTGGAGTTCCAAAAGGGAATTTGGGTTGGCCTTTCATTGGGGAAACTCTAGATTTCATTGCCTGTGGTTACACTTCTCGCCCTGTCAGCTTCATGGACAAACGCAAATCCCT GTACGGCAAGGTGTTTAAAACACACATATTGGGAACACCGATCATCGTGTCCACAGATCCGGATGTTAACAAAGTGGTTTTGCAAAACCATGGCAATGTTTTTGTCCCTTCTTATCCCAAATCAATAAGAGAATTACTTGGAAAGTTCTCAATTCTTCAAATGAATGGAGCCCTTCAAAAAAGATTGCATGCACACATAGCTGGCTTCCTCAGATCACCACTACTCAAAGCCACTATCACTAAACATATTGAAACTTCTGTCAGACTCACCTTGGCTTCGTGGACTAAACACTCCCATCTTACGATATACGTTCAAGACGAAACCAAAAAG ATAACATTTGAAGTTTTGGTAAAAGTATTGATGAGCGTTGGTCCCGGTGAAGATCTAAACTTTCTCAAGaaagaatttgaagaattcCTCAAAGGTTTAATTTGCTTGCCAATCAAATTTCCTGGGACGAGGCTATATAAATCTTTGAAG GCAAAGGAGAGATTGTTAAAGATGGTGAGAAAGATTGTAGAGGAGAGAAAACTGACTATGGAGGAGATATCAGACGAAAGGGGCGTAGCTAAAGATGCAGTGGACGTGCTGTTACGTGATAATGGTGAAGCAAATGAGAAGCAATCTTTATCGTTGGATTTCATCAGTTCGAATATAATAGAGATGATGATCCCGGGGGAAGAAACTGTCCCCATGGCAATGACCTTAGCTGTCAAATTCCTAACTGACAGCCCCGTTGCTCTTAAGCAACTTATG GAAGAGAACATGGAATTGAAGAGGCAGAAGACCAAGTCCTGTGCTGGTTACAGTTGGACAGACTACATTTCTTTGCCATTCACTCAAAAT GTGATCAATGAAACCCTTAGAATGGCAAATATCATTAATGGGGTTTGGAGGAAAGCTCTCAAGGATGTGGAAATCAAAG GCCATTTGATTCCAAAAGGATGGTGTGTCCTTACGTCATTTCTATCTGTTCACATGgatgaagaaaattatgatAACCCTTACCAGTTTGATCCATGGAGATGGGAG AAAATGGGAGCTGCTATTAACAACAATATCTTTACACCTTTTGGTGGGGGTCAGCGACTGTGTCCTGGCTTTGAATTATCTCGGCTCGAAATATCGATCTTCCTTCACCATCTTGTCACGACTTATGA ATGGGAGGCTGAAAACGACGACATTGTTTACTTTCCAACCGTCAAGTTGAAGAAGAGGCTGCCAATCAAAGTGATGAATTACCGTTAG
- the LOC102622909 gene encoding CDK5RAP1-like protein, with protein MASSLSSILNQPQCALLRFRIQKRCCFSLRFLSSYPETSLDPRCARRLTTRQLKRSFSLNLSRNFSHSSLDLPDGPGLHHFIAQSSLTASQPLADLAPASEVSSATGSEVHSQGRIYQETYGCQMNVNDMEIVLSIMKNAGYSEVINVPENAEVIFINTCAIRDYAEHKVWQRLNYFWFLKREWKKNVATGRSQSKHPPKIVVLGCMAERLKDKILDADKMVDVVCGPDAYRDLPRLLEEVDYGQKGINTLLSLEETYADISPVRISKNSVTAFVSVMRGCNNMCSFCIVPFTRGRERSRPVESIVKEVAELWKEGVKEVTLLGQNVNSYNDTSGMEKEVEPGANWRLSEGFNSMCKVKKMGLRFADLLDRLSLEFPEMRFRYTSPHPKDFPDELLYIMRDRPNVCKYIHLPAQTGNSAVLERMRRGYTREAYLDLVQKIRQIIPDVGLSSDFICGFCGETEEEHADTLTLMKAVGYDMAYMFAYSMRERTHAHRNYVDDVPEEVKQRRLTELIEAFRESTGQCYDSQVGTVQLVLVEGPNKKAPDTELVGKSDRGHRVAFVNRPLLDRDNVISDKRNPVAGDYVEVQILISTRASLFGEALAVTKLSTFFYRKMMFAPGQTPKQLKRRRFGTYFSHFNLLRNDVILACIKCKNRTFPLRFLHPAASSFPLRCCRTLSNTNIIFLCQRKE; from the exons ATGGCGTCTTCTCTGTCGTCAATATTAAACCAACCACAATGCGCGCTTCTTCGCTTCAGAATACAGAAACGCTGCTGTTTTAGCCTGCGGTTCCTCTCTTCATATCCAGAGACTTCTCTCGATCCGCGTTGCGCTCGCCGTTTGACGACTCGTCAACTCAAGCGCAGCTTCTCTCTTAATCTATCTAGAAACTTCTCTCACTCTTCTCTTGACCTTCCTGATGGCCCCGGCCTCCACCACTTCATCGCCCAATCTTCTCTCACCGCCTCCCAGCCACTGGCTGA TCTTGCCCCAGCTTCTGAGGTTTCGTCAGCGACTGGTTCTGAAGTACATTCACAAGGTCGTATCTATCAAGAGACATATGGTTGTCAAATGAATGTCAATGATATGGAGATTGTACTTTCCATAATGAAGAATGCTGGATATAGTGAAGTCATCAATGTTCCTGAGAATGCTGAggtcatttttattaacacCTGTGCTATAAGGGACTATGCAGAGCATAAAGTGTGGCAGaggctaaattatttttggtttctaAAGAGGGAATGGAAGAAAAATGTTGCAACAGGCAGGTCACAATCCAAGCACCCTCCGAAAATAGTTGTATTGGGATGTATGGCTGAGAGGTTAAAAGACAAGATACTGGATGCGGATAAGATGGTTGATGTTGTGTGTGGCCCTGATGCTTACAGAGACTTGCCACGTTTACTCGAAGAAGTAGACTATGGTCAAAAGGGGATCAACACTCTTCTTTCACTTGAGGAGACTTATGCTGATATTAGTCCTGTTCGAATCTCAAAAAATTCTGTTACTGCTTTTGTTTCAGTGATGAGAGGTTGCAATAATATGTGCTCATTCTGCATTGTTCCTTTTACAAGAGGTAGAGAGCGATCACGTCCAGTGGAATCAATAGTTAAGGAGGTGGCAGAGCTTTGGAAAGAAGGCGTGAAGGAGGTAACACTTCTTGGTCAGAATGTGAACAGCTACAATGATACATCTGGGATGGAAAAAGAAGTTGAGCCAGGAGCTAATTGGAGGCTTAGTGAAGGTTTTAACAGCATGtgtaaagtgaaaaaaatggGTTTGCGCTTTGCTGATCTCTTGGATCGACTTTCCTTAGAGTTTCCTGAGATGAGATTCAGATATACATCCCCACATCCTAAAGATTTCCCAGATGAGTTGTTATATATAATGCGAGATAGGCCCAATGTTTGCAAATATATCCATTTGCCTGCACAAACGGGGAATAGCGCAGTACTTGAAAGAATGCGTCGGGGATATACCAGAGAGGCATACTTAGATCTTGTGCAAAAGATTAGACAAATTATTCCGGATGTGGGATTAAGTAGTGATTTCATATGTG GTTTTTGCGGAGAAACTGAGGAAGAACATGCAGATACACTAACCCTGATGAAAGCTGTTGGTTATGATATGGCATACATGTTTGCATACAGCATGAGGGAGAGAACTCATGCCCATAGAAACTATGTCGATGATGTTCCTGAGGAAGTTAAGCAGAGGAGACTTACAGAACTTATTGAAGCTTTTCGAGAGAGCACAGGTCAATGTTATGATTCCCAAGTTGGGACTGTCCAACTTGTATTGGTTGAAGGGCCTAACAAGAAAGCTCCAGATACAGAGCTTGTTGGCAAAAGTGATAGAGGACATAGAGTTGCATTTGTAAATCGGCCTTTGCTGGATAGAGATAATGTTATCAGTGATAAGCGGAACCCAGTTGCTGGTGATTACGTAGAAGTTCAAATTTTGATATCTACACGAGCATCGCTCTTTGGAGAGGCACTTGCAGTAACTAAATTAAGCACATTTTTCTACaggaaaatgatgtttgccccgggtcaaaccccgaaacAATTGAAACGGCGTCGTTTTGGcacttatttttctcattttaatttgctGAGAAACGATGTCATTTTGGCTTGCATAAAGTGCAAAAACAGAACTTttcctcttcgttttcttCACCCAGCTGCTTCTTCCTTTCCTCTTCGTTGCTGCAGAACCCTTAGTAacacaaacatcattttcctttgCCAACGtaaagagtga